The DNA sequence CAGGCTGTCCTCAAAAGACAACGCATCCAACCTCGCCCGGGTGAAACGGGTGGAAAGTTCTGGGTTGATGGAAAGTGCGTCCACCATGCGGTCCGTGCCCACAGGAACAATCCGCAACCCGGCATTGTTGAGGTCTTTGATTTTGGTCAGCATGTGGTGCCGGGTCTGGCTGCCCACACTCAGCACATCGTGAAATTCATCCAGCACAATCACTTTCGTGCCCACCACCTCCAGCAGGTTCAGCAGGTGCTCGGTGCGTTCATCTTCATTCCCAATGACTTTGACGGGAGACACCAGGGCCAGCAGTCGGTCCACCAACTGGGAGGTGTTCCTGAGTGGGGACATCCGGAGAAGCAAGATGGGTTTCAGGTCCAGTTCCTCCCCATAAACAGGAGGATGCAACTTCATGAATTGGGTGATCAGACGGCTCTTTCCAGAGTTGGCGGGCCCAATCAAACCCAGGCTGCGCTCCCGGTGCCTCGGAGGATCGGTGACCAGCTGCGACAGGCGCTCCAGCAACCGCTCTCGTTCCGGAATCAGGAACCATGCGGATTCCCGGGAGCGGATCAGGTCCTCACGGGAGAACTTCAATGCCTTCCCCTGTTGCGTTCTGGAGGTGCTTCCTGGATGCCAAACTTTGGCCAGTGGGCGGAGGGAAATTTCGTTCCTGGCGCCGGTTCTGTGGGGGTTGCTGGAGGATTGGGGTCCGCTGGCACGTCATCATCTCGCATCTGCAGCACCTTCTGGTAGATTTGATGGGCACTGCGGGCGGGTTTGAGTTCCAACTCCAGTTGCTTCCTGGCTTCCTCCCACGCCCAGATGCTGGTCGGCCTGGGAATGTCCTTGCAGAACAGTTCCATGGATTCCCCTGTTTCAGGATGAAGCAACC is a window from the Deinococcus roseus genome containing:
- a CDS encoding TniB family NTP-binding protein, with product MKFSREDLIRSRESAWFLIPERERLLERLSQLVTDPPRHRERSLGLIGPANSGKSRLITQFMKLHPPVYGEELDLKPILLLRMSPLRNTSQLVDRLLALVSPVKVIGNEDERTEHLLNLLEVVGTKVIVLDEFHDVLSVGSQTRHHMLTKIKDLNNAGLRIVPVGTDRMVDALSINPELSTRFTRARLDALSFEDSLGVAAAFFAHLGLEEWTAPYQKVAEMVYMRTSGTIGNQLDVLEEVVLQATSTQVKVTIRLYQDALELLGF